GGCGGGCCGGAGGTCCTCCCCGGACCGGACCCGCCCCCGACGGGCCCGCCGGCCCGACGCCCGGGACGTTCTCCCCTACCGCGCCGGGGGCCCGCCGGGACAGGCTCCGCACCGAGGCCCACGGACACGGGAGGTCACGGATGCCGGAGTCCCCACCGGGCGCGTGCGGCGCGCCCGCCGGCGCCGACCCGGCCCCCTCGCCCGCCGACGTCGTGGCCCACCAGCTGGTCGGGGTGGCCGACCGCCTGTGCCGGGAGTTCGCCGCGGACGGCGGGGCCCGCGCCGAGTCGGTGCGGGAGCAGGTGCGTCAGGCACGGGCGGGCTTCGGGTCGCCCAGGGTGATCACCTACCTGCCGGTGCTGATCGAGCGCGACCTCCGCCGGACCCTGCAGCGGGCCCGGGACGCCGCGGGAGAGCCGCCGGTCCCGCGGCGGAGCGCACCGCGTCGCGCCGGGGAGGTCTAGCATCGCCCACCCGGCTCGCGCCGCAGCCGGTCCCGGCAGCCCGGAGGAGCCCCCGTGTCCGTCACGCTCAACCCCTACCTGAACTTCCGCGACGGAACCCGCGACGTCATGACCTTCTACGCCTCCGTCTTCGGCGGCGACCTCACCGTCACCACCTTCGCCGAGGCCGGCGGCATGGGCCTGGACGAGGCCGAGCAGCACAAGGTCATGCACTCCCAGATCGTCACCGGCACCGGCCTGACGCTGATGGCCGCGGACCTGCCCGCCTCCATGGAGGTGAGCGCCAACGGCACCGTCTCCCTCAGCGGCGACGACGAACCGACCCTGCGCGGCTACTGGGACGGGCTGACCGACGGCGGCAGCGTCACCGTCCCGCTGGAGAAGGCGCCGTGGGGCGACACCTTCGGCATGTGCACCGACCGCTTCGGCGTCGGCTGGATGGTCAACATCCTGGGCGGGTCCTGACCCGGGGACGTCAGGACCGGCCGAACTCCAGTACCGGCCGGCCGCGGAACCCCGGCTCGACCACGAACAGCGCCCCGGCCGACGGCTGGGCCGCGCGGGCTCGCGCGTCGAGCCCCAGCGCGGACGTGGTGACGTAGAGCCGGTCCAGGTCCGGGCCGCCGAACGCGCAGGCCGTGACCTGGGTGACCGGCAGCGCCACGACGGTGTCGAGGACGCCGTCGGGCGTGTAGCGGTGCACGGCCGACCCGCCCCACAGGGCCACCCAGATCCCGCCGTCGGCGTCGACGGTGAGCCCGTCGGGGAACCCGGCGCCGTCCGGGATCCGCACCACGGTCCGGCGGGCGGCGGGGTCCCCGACCGGATCGAACGCCTCGACCCGCCGGGTCGGGGTGTCGACGTGGTAGACCGTCCGCCCGTCCGGCGCCGTCGCGAACCCGTTGGAGATCGTCAGGCCGGTGAGCATCCGCCGCACCGTCAGGTCCGGGTCCAGCCGGTACAGCTCCCCCGCACCCGCCCGCCCGTCGTAGGCCGTCGAGCCGCACCAGAACGCGCCGTCCGGGGTGCAGCCGCCGTCGTTCATCCGCACGTCCGCCCCGGTCCACAGGTCACCGAGCCGCCGTTCCACGCGCAGGTCCGCGTCGAGCAGAACGAACCCGCGCTCGTCGGCCAGCACGGTCCCGCCGTCGACCCGGGGCCGGAACGCCGCCGCGACCGCGCCCACGTGGGTGCGGCGCACCGCGTCGCCGTCGAGCTCCAGGACGTCGCCGGCGAGCAGGTCGACCCACCGGACCCCCCGGTAGGACCGGTGCCACACCGGTCCCTCCCCGTGCTCGGCGACCGGACCCGTCACCGGGGTCGCGGTGAGCTCGCGGTGGGCGCGGCCGTCCCGGGCCCCGCTCACCGCCAGCCGCCGTCGACGCGCAGGACCGCACCCGTCGCGTACGACGACGCCGACGTGGCGAAGTACAGCACCGCCCCCACGATCTCCCCGGGCTCGGCGCACCGCCGGAGCGCGACCCGGCCCTCGACGTCCTCCCGGAGCCCGTCGGGCCAGTTCGCGGCGATGTCGGTCAGGAACGGGCCGGCCTGCACGGTGTTCACCCGCACCGAGGGCCCGAGCGCCTGCGCGAAGCCCACGCTCAGCACGTGCAGCCCCGCCTTCGCCGCCGCGTAGGGCAGCGCGGCGGGGGACGGCCGGATCGCCTCGATCGACCCGATGTTCACGATCGACCCGCCCGCACCCCGGGCCATCCGCGAGCCGACCAGCGCGGTCAGCCGGAACGGGCCGCGCAGGTTCACCGCGACGACCTTGTCGAACAGGCTCTCGTCGACCTCCTCCAGGCTGGGGTAGAGCGGGGAGAGACCGGCGTTGTTCACCAGCACGTCCACCCGGCCGAAGGCGTCGTAGACGGTCTCGACGAGGTCGTCGCACGCCGCCCAGTCGCTGACGTTGCACGCCACCGGCAGCGCCTCGACCCCGAACCGCCGCCCGACCTCCTCCGCGACCGCGACGCAGGCGTCCCGCTTGCGGCTCGCGACCACCACGCGCGCGCCCCGCTCGGCGAACGCGACCACCATCTCCCGGCCCAGGCCCCGGCTCCCGCCGGTCACGACCACGACCTTGTCCCTGAGCTCGTCGTCCATGTGTGCTTCCTACCCGCTGCCGGCCCGCCCGTCCGCGCCCGCGTGTAACTCCCGGCCCTCCCCCGTACTCCTCCCTGACGACGACGGAGCTCGCGGAACGGGAGGCCCGACCATGACTGCACCGACTGCACCGACTGCACCGGCACCGACGGCACTGACCCACCGGGACCGCGCCGTGCTGCGCGCCGTCGCCGCGGGCCGCTGCGCGCTGGCCGGACCCACCCTCCTCGTCGACGGCCTCTGCTGCGCCGACCAGTTCCTCGGCGCCCGCCTCACCGGCGCCGGCCTCATCGACACGGCCGCGCGGCCGGGGCCGGCCCGCCTCACCGCGTCCGGCCGGGAGCTCCTCGGCGCCGCCTGAGCGGCGCGCAGCGGGCCCGGTCCGGGTGCCGGGGGACCCGGTCGCCGTCCGCGGCTCGTCGGGTCCGTGCTGCGTCGCGGGACCGGGTCGACCCCGTCAGCGAGCGGCCGTGGAGCGCGGCGGGGGCCTGCGCGCCCTCGTCATCGACGCCGTGGCCGCGACGCGGCGGGAGCGCCGCCGGGGGTGAGCGGGGCCGGGCCGCCGGGCGGCGGCGGGGTCCGGACGGCCGGGTCGGACGGCGGGCGGGGTACCGGGACCCCGATCCCCGCCGGGACCTCGACCGGGCACAGGTGCGCCACTGCGACCTCCACCGAGGGGAACGTGCTCAGGTCGTGCATCAGTGCGCCGACCCCGAGCGGGAGCAGGTGGACCCGGCCCCCGCAGCCCGCGACGTGCAGCCGGACCCCCCGGTCGCCCCGCTCGTCCCACCCGGCGCGCAGCGTCTCCAGCCCGTCGGTGTCGAAGCGGATCACGCTCGCGAGATCGACGATCAGGTGCCGCAGCGCCACGTGCTTCGTCAGGTGCAGCAGGATCTGCGCATCGGCGATCCGCAGCAGCCGTTCGGCGGCCGCGCGGTCGAGCGCACCCGCGGTCCGGACCACCCGGACTCCGGGTGCGACGGACTCCACCGCCGCCTGGAACGGTCGCCATGACGTCATCCCGACCTCCGCAC
This sequence is a window from Pseudonocardia petroleophila. Protein-coding genes within it:
- a CDS encoding SMP-30/gluconolactonase/LRE family protein, whose protein sequence is MSGARDGRAHRELTATPVTGPVAEHGEGPVWHRSYRGVRWVDLLAGDVLELDGDAVRRTHVGAVAAAFRPRVDGGTVLADERGFVLLDADLRVERRLGDLWTGADVRMNDGGCTPDGAFWCGSTAYDGRAGAGELYRLDPDLTVRRMLTGLTISNGFATAPDGRTVYHVDTPTRRVEAFDPVGDPAARRTVVRIPDGAGFPDGLTVDADGGIWVALWGGSAVHRYTPDGVLDTVVALPVTQVTACAFGGPDLDRLYVTTSALGLDARARAAQPSAGALFVVEPGFRGRPVLEFGRS
- a CDS encoding SDR family NAD(P)-dependent oxidoreductase, yielding MDDELRDKVVVVTGGSRGLGREMVVAFAERGARVVVASRKRDACVAVAEEVGRRFGVEALPVACNVSDWAACDDLVETVYDAFGRVDVLVNNAGLSPLYPSLEEVDESLFDKVVAVNLRGPFRLTALVGSRMARGAGGSIVNIGSIEAIRPSPAALPYAAAKAGLHVLSVGFAQALGPSVRVNTVQAGPFLTDIAANWPDGLREDVEGRVALRRCAEPGEIVGAVLYFATSASSYATGAVLRVDGGWR
- a CDS encoding STAS domain-containing protein, coding for MTSWRPFQAAVESVAPGVRVVRTAGALDRAAAERLLRIADAQILLHLTKHVALRHLIVDLASVIRFDTDGLETLRAGWDERGDRGVRLHVAGCGGRVHLLPLGVGALMHDLSTFPSVEVAVAHLCPVEVPAGIGVPVPRPPSDPAVRTPPPPGGPAPLTPGGAPAASRPRRR
- a CDS encoding three-helix bundle dimerization domain-containing protein, translated to MPESPPGACGAPAGADPAPSPADVVAHQLVGVADRLCREFAADGGARAESVREQVRQARAGFGSPRVITYLPVLIERDLRRTLQRARDAAGEPPVPRRSAPRRAGEV
- a CDS encoding VOC family protein → MSVTLNPYLNFRDGTRDVMTFYASVFGGDLTVTTFAEAGGMGLDEAEQHKVMHSQIVTGTGLTLMAADLPASMEVSANGTVSLSGDDEPTLRGYWDGLTDGGSVTVPLEKAPWGDTFGMCTDRFGVGWMVNILGGS